The Heteronotia binoei isolate CCM8104 ecotype False Entrance Well chromosome 14, APGP_CSIRO_Hbin_v1, whole genome shotgun sequence genome has a window encoding:
- the LOC132582776 gene encoding protocadherin beta-16-like, with translation MDDTFRIKKGLYLLFLLFLSGVVCVSIHYSLPEEKKSGSLVANVLKDLKLGPGELSARRAQLVSKSNKQHFQLDTHSGNLFVNEKIDREALCGKMEPCLLLSEIVLQNPLKIYKVEIEIKDVNDNSPEFSKTEFNLEIPENVPTNTRFPLESAKDADLGENSIQNYTLSSSGHFRLDVQSDEVGSKYVDLVLETSLDREKEAQFLLIVTAVDGGVPQRTGKVQIKIKVLDNNDNFPQFTQSEYKVKLKENCLRGTLVSKVKAKDLDFGSNAQISYSFYRVSEKIIHLFHLNENTGEITVLGPIDYEEEASYNMNIKATDGGGLSGHCKVLVEIEDENDNAPEISVISVTSPLAEDSPLDTLVVLFSVTDRDSGDNGRTSCSVEMNLPFLLKNTVNNYYQLVTQSPLDREKVSEYNITISTADRGFPKLISTRIISVEISDVNDNSPVFEKSKYEMQVWENNIPGLLMGSVHAVDLDVEQNAKVTYSVVPGNASGDPVASYVSINSETGNMYLLRSLDYEQIKEFQVTVRASDGGSPPLSSEVVVRVVILDENDNAPFFLYPLQNSTSPCNELVPKSVEAGYLVAKVVAVDGDSGQNSWLSYELLKATDPGLFNIGAQNGEVKTRRPLTERDTNKQRLIILVRDNGHPPQSSTATLNILPVDGFSDPYLNIASVSQEASEEDGSLTMYLVICLAAVSFVFLICIIVFVVIKIYKKESSFITALPQFPPALPEIPETGVDSQSGSLSRTYQYDVCLTGGSLSSDFRFLRPLIPVFSMGDPTVSENHRISSISQETPDQVESQKQREQVNK, from the coding sequence ATGGATGATACTTTCAGGATCAAGAAAGGTCTGTACCTTTTGTTCTTACTCTTTCTGTCTGGAGTGGTGTGTGTTTCAATTCACTATTCTTTGCCTGAAGAGAAGAAAAGTGGGTCTCTGGTGGCTAATGTGCTGAAGGATTTGAAACTGGGACCAGGGGAGCTGTCTGCTCGCAGAGCCCAGCTGGTTTCCAAAAGCAATAAGCAACATTTCCAGCTGGATACCCATTCTGGGAATCTCTTTGTAAATGAAAAAATAGACAGAGAAGCTTTGTGTGGCAAGATGGAGCCTTGCTTACTGTTGTCTGAAATTGTGCTTCAAAATCCTTTAAAAATCTACAAAGTGGAGATAGAGATAAAAGATGTGAATGACAATTCTCCTGAATTCTCCAAAACTGAATTTAATCTAGAAATCCCTGAGAATGTTCCCACAAACACTCGATTCCCCCTGGAATCTGCCAAAGATGCAGATTTGGGTGAAAACAGTATCCAGAACTATACTCTCAGTTCCAGTGGGCATTTCAGGCTGGATGTACAAAGTGATGAGGTTGGGAGCAAGTATGTGGACCTTGTTCTGGAGACGTCGCTagacagggagaaggaggctCAGTTTTTGCTGATTGTCACAGCTGTTGACGGAGGGGTGCCACAGAGAACAGGGAAAGTTCAAATAAAGATTAAGGTTCTGGACAATAATGACAACTTCCCTCAGTTTACACAATCTGAATATAAAGTGAAGCTTAAGGAAAACTGCCTTCGTGGTACCCTGGTGTCTAAAGTGAAAGCCAAAGATTTGGATTTTGGTTCAAATGCACAGATCTCTTATTCATTCTATCGGGTGTCTGAGAAAATAATCCACTTGTTCCACTTGAATGAAAACACTGGAGAAATCACAGTTTTGGGTCCAATTGACTATGAAGAAGAAGCCAGCTATAATATGAACATCAAAGCAACAGATGGAGGGGGACTTTCAGGCCACTGCAAGGTCTTGGTGGAGATTGAGGATGAGAACGACAATGCACCTGAGATATCAGTCATAAGTGTCACCAGCCCATTAGCAGAAGACTCTCCCCTAGATACGCTGGTCGTGCTCTTCAGTGTCACAGACCGAGACTCTGGAGACAATGGAAGAACATCCTGCTCTGTGGAGATGAACTTGCCCTTTCTGTTAAAAAACACTGTGAATAACTATTATCAACTGGTGACCCAGAGCCCACTGGATAGAGAGAAGGTCTCTGAGTACAACATCACCATCTCAACTGCTGATCGGGGCTTTCCCAAACTCATTTCCACTAGAATAATTAGTGTTGAGATCTCTGATGTCAATGACAACTCTCCAGTGTTTGAGAAGTCCAAGTATGAAATGCAGGTGTGGGAAAACAATATTCCAGGCCTGTTGATGGGTTCGGTTCATGCTGTCGATTTAGATGTGGAGCAGAATGCCAAGGTGACCTATTCTGTTGTGCCTGGAAATGCCAGTGGTGATCCTGTGGCCTCTTATGTTTCCATCAACTCAGAGACTGGGAATATGTATCTTCTGAGATCTCTGGATTATGAGCAGATCAAGGAATTCCAAGTGACAGTGAGGGCTTCAGATGGGGGTTCTCCTCCACTGAGCTCAGAAGTTGTTGTTCGAGTTGTTATCCTGGATGAAAATGACAATGCTCCCTTCTTCCTCTACCCGCTTCAGAACAGCACCTCCCCCTGCAATGAGCTGGTTCCCAAGTCAGTGGAGGCCGGTTACCTGGTTGCCAAGGTGGTGGCTGTGGATGGGGATTCAGGTCAGAACTCCTGGCTGTCCTATGAATTGCTGAAGGCCACAGATCCTGGCCTTTTCAACATAGGAGCCCAGAATGGGGAAGTGAAGACCAGGAGACCACTGACAGAGCGAGATACAAACAAGCAGAGACTGATTATCCTGGTGAGAGACAACGGCCACCCTCCCCAGAGCAGCACAGCAACCCTGAATATACTTCCTGTGGATGGCTTTTCAGATCCTTATCTGAATATTGCAAGTGTCAGTCAGGAGGCCAGTGAAGAAGATGGCTCCTTGACTATGTACCTGGTGATTTGCCTGGCTGCGGTGtcctttgtgttcctgatctGCATCATTGTGTTTGTTGTCATCAAAATATACAAGAAGGAGTCCAGTTTTATCACTGCCCTTCCTCAGTTCCCTCCTGCCTTACCTGAGATCCCAGAAACTGGTGTTGATTCTCAGAGTGGATCCCTTTCCCGGACTTACCAATATGATGTTTGCCTAACTGGCGGATCTCTAAGCAGCGATTTCAGATTCCTTAGGCCTCTCATTCCTGTTTTTTCTATGGGGGACCCAACTGTTTCTGAGAATCACAGGATTTCTTCTATCTCTCAAGAGACACCTGATCAGGTGGAAAGTCAAAAACAAAGAGAACAGGTAAATAAGTAG